A window of the Agrococcus jejuensis genome harbors these coding sequences:
- a CDS encoding DUF58 domain-containing protein, whose translation MRLRLTVRGVALACAAIGLGVAAYWTLQGAFLVPAVLAGGIVVAGLLLLLLAPAGTEVVWRPPTVAVEGVDLDVPVRLPDAYAGGWWRPQTSLDPVTFSWDRLESSATHLRVYAPHRGVHRLGPVRARRKDPLGAWLSTRRLETLGELVVGPRVTPLQASAVLGHGIDAAVSRVGQGDLVDQLVRDYRPGDPVRRIHWRQTARHGDLMVRQEQPPATPRVVIVLDTLADGWRDDDEFDEGVRAFASLCMAVASQGLQVEVQETGVAQLGDGLLASRTALLDACARLEVARMGVDRGTQGPTIVVAGLGSPPMQRILADLDPGSTVWSVTDDPRTVGRMVRHVRWNGGHPYDARRPA comes from the coding sequence ATGCGGCTGCGGCTCACGGTGCGCGGGGTCGCGCTCGCGTGCGCCGCGATCGGCCTCGGCGTGGCCGCGTACTGGACGCTGCAGGGCGCGTTCCTCGTGCCCGCGGTGCTCGCGGGCGGCATCGTCGTCGCCGGCCTGCTGCTGCTCCTCCTCGCGCCGGCCGGCACCGAGGTCGTGTGGCGTCCGCCGACCGTCGCCGTCGAGGGCGTCGACCTCGACGTGCCCGTGCGGCTGCCGGATGCGTACGCGGGCGGCTGGTGGCGGCCGCAGACGTCGCTCGACCCCGTGACGTTCTCGTGGGATCGGCTCGAGTCGTCGGCGACGCACCTGCGCGTCTACGCCCCGCATCGCGGCGTGCACCGCCTCGGGCCCGTGCGCGCGCGACGCAAGGATCCGCTGGGCGCATGGCTGTCGACGCGCCGGCTCGAGACGCTCGGCGAGCTCGTCGTCGGCCCGCGTGTCACGCCGCTGCAGGCGTCGGCGGTGCTCGGCCACGGCATCGACGCCGCCGTGAGCAGGGTCGGGCAGGGCGACCTCGTCGACCAGCTCGTGCGCGACTACCGACCGGGCGACCCCGTGCGGCGCATCCACTGGCGGCAGACCGCCAGGCACGGCGACCTCATGGTGCGCCAGGAGCAGCCGCCGGCGACGCCGCGCGTCGTCATCGTGCTCGACACGCTCGCCGACGGCTGGCGCGACGACGACGAGTTCGACGAGGGCGTGCGCGCCTTCGCGTCGCTGTGCATGGCGGTCGCGTCGCAGGGCCTGCAGGTCGAGGTGCAGGAGACGGGCGTCGCGCAGCTCGGCGACGGCCTGCTCGCGTCGCGCACGGCGCTGCTGGATGCGTGCGCGCGCCTCGAGGTCGCGCGCATGGGCGTCGACCGGGGCACGCAGGGTCCGACGATCGTCGTGGCAGGGCTCGGCAGCCCGCCGATGCAGCGCATCCTCGCCGACCTCGACCCCGGCTCGACCGTGTGGTCGGTGACCGACGACCCCCGCACCGTGGGGCGGATGGTGCGCCACGTGCGCTGGAACGGCGGGCACCCGTACGACGCTCGGCGGCCCGCATGA
- a CDS encoding AAA family ATPase: protein MTELAEAIEGAVGTVIDGKPDEIRTVLTVLLAEGHILLEDVPGVGKTQLARAFAAAIGGSVHRIQFTPDLLPSDITGVSIYDQRQGRFEFTPGPVFSNIVIADEINRASPKTQSALLECMEEGQVTVDGVTHQLPRPFMVIATQNPIDMDGTYALPEAQRDRFMVRLQIGYPDADAELRMVQARKTHTPLTDLHTVVSSEAFQGEIDAAHAVRAHELVEQYAVRLVRATRDRPDVRIGASPRATLQLLRAAKARAHLEGRDWLSPDDVKLLARRVLPHRILLHDQAATIDDALQVVDRVLDTTPAPRAR from the coding sequence ATGACCGAGCTCGCAGAGGCCATCGAGGGTGCCGTCGGCACCGTCATCGACGGCAAGCCCGACGAGATCCGCACCGTGCTGACGGTGCTCCTGGCCGAGGGCCACATCCTGCTGGAGGACGTGCCGGGCGTCGGCAAGACGCAGCTCGCACGCGCGTTCGCCGCCGCGATCGGCGGCAGCGTGCACCGCATCCAGTTCACGCCCGACCTGCTGCCGAGCGACATCACCGGCGTCTCGATCTACGACCAGCGCCAGGGCCGCTTCGAGTTCACGCCCGGCCCGGTGTTCTCGAACATCGTCATCGCCGACGAGATCAACCGCGCGAGCCCCAAGACGCAGTCGGCGCTGCTCGAGTGCATGGAGGAGGGCCAGGTCACCGTCGACGGCGTCACGCACCAGCTGCCGCGCCCCTTCATGGTGATCGCGACGCAGAACCCCATCGACATGGACGGCACGTACGCGCTGCCCGAGGCGCAGCGCGACCGCTTCATGGTGCGCCTGCAGATCGGGTACCCGGATGCGGATGCCGAGCTGCGCATGGTGCAGGCGCGCAAGACCCACACGCCGCTCACCGACCTGCACACGGTCGTGTCGAGCGAGGCGTTCCAGGGCGAGATCGACGCGGCGCACGCCGTGCGCGCGCACGAGCTCGTCGAGCAGTACGCCGTGCGCCTCGTGCGCGCGACGCGCGACCGGCCCGACGTGCGCATCGGCGCGAGCCCGCGCGCGACGCTGCAGCTGCTGCGCGCGGCGAAGGCGCGCGCGCACCTCGAGGGCCGCGACTGGCTCTCGCCCGACGACGTGAAGCTGCTGGCGCGGCGCGTGCTGCCGCACCGCATCCTGCTGCACGACCAGGCGGCGACGATCGACGACGCCTTGCAGGTCGTGGATCGCGTGCTCGACACGACGCCGGCGCCCAGGGCGCGCTGA
- the cofE gene encoding coenzyme F420-0:L-glutamate ligase, giving the protein MSRLEAWSVDGIGEIVAGDDLARIVGDAIAPHAPAEGDVVVVTSKIVSKAEGRMRHAADREQAITDETVRVVASRAHPGGVTRIVQDRNGFVMAAAGVDASNTPEGTILLLPVDPDASALALATALRDRFEVAIGVVVSDTFGRPWRAGQTDVAIGAAGIRVIEPLAGSVDTHGRPLVVSAAAVADEIASTAELVAGKTSGRPVTIVRGLGRHVLGLDEPGARALVRDADSDMFRLGSAEAHAEGFAEGYAAGLTAARVAAPTEHSSDTPSHAQEDPRPA; this is encoded by the coding sequence ATGAGCCGGCTGGAGGCCTGGTCGGTCGACGGCATCGGCGAGATCGTCGCGGGCGACGACCTCGCGCGCATCGTGGGCGACGCCATCGCCCCGCATGCGCCTGCCGAGGGCGACGTCGTCGTCGTCACGAGCAAGATCGTGTCGAAGGCCGAGGGGCGGATGCGGCACGCAGCCGACCGCGAGCAGGCGATCACCGACGAGACGGTGCGGGTGGTCGCGAGCCGCGCGCATCCCGGCGGCGTCACGCGCATCGTGCAGGACCGCAACGGCTTCGTGATGGCGGCGGCGGGCGTGGATGCGTCGAACACGCCAGAGGGCACGATCCTGCTGCTGCCGGTCGACCCGGACGCGTCGGCGCTCGCGCTCGCGACGGCGTTGCGCGACCGCTTCGAGGTGGCGATCGGCGTCGTGGTGAGCGACACGTTCGGTCGGCCGTGGCGCGCCGGGCAGACCGACGTGGCGATCGGTGCGGCGGGCATCCGCGTCATCGAGCCGCTCGCCGGCAGCGTCGACACGCATGGGCGTCCGCTCGTCGTGAGCGCGGCCGCGGTCGCCGACGAGATCGCGTCGACCGCCGAGCTCGTGGCGGGCAAGACGAGCGGTCGCCCGGTGACGATCGTGCGCGGCCTGGGCCGCCACGTGCTGGGCCTCGACGAGCCCGGCGCCCGCGCGCTCGTGCGGGATGCCGACAGCGACATGTTCCGACTCGGGTCGGCGGAGGCACACGCGGAGGGCTTCGCCGAGGGCTACGCGGCGGGGCTCACGGCAGCCCGAGTCGCGGCGCCGACGGAGCACAGCAGCGACACGCCGTCGCACGCTCAGGAAGACCCCAGGCCCGCATAG
- the coaD gene encoding pantetheine-phosphate adenylyltransferase — MPRIAVVPGSYDPVTLGHLDVISRAARIFDEVHVLVVHNPDKNAFLPAPDRQLLIERSLEEARVEGQFTVATWSMGLLVDYCQQVGADVLVKGIRSQIDLAYETPMSIVNRDLAGIETLFLLPNPENAHVSSSLVRQVAELGGDVSPYVPRAVATFLQRK; from the coding sequence ATGCCCCGCATCGCCGTCGTGCCCGGCTCCTACGACCCCGTCACCCTGGGTCACCTGGATGTCATCTCTCGCGCTGCGCGCATCTTCGACGAGGTGCACGTGCTCGTGGTGCACAATCCCGACAAGAACGCGTTCCTGCCCGCGCCGGATCGGCAGCTGCTCATCGAACGGTCGCTCGAGGAGGCGCGCGTCGAGGGACAGTTCACCGTCGCGACGTGGTCGATGGGCCTCCTCGTCGACTACTGCCAGCAGGTGGGGGCAGACGTGCTCGTGAAGGGCATCCGCTCGCAGATCGACCTGGCGTACGAGACGCCCATGTCGATCGTGAACCGCGACCTCGCGGGCATCGAGACGCTGTTCCTGCTGCCGAACCCCGAGAACGCGCACGTGTCGTCGAGCCTCGTGCGCCAGGTGGCCGAGCTGGGTGGCGACGTGAGCCCGTACGTGCCGCGGGCCGTGGCCACGTTCCTGCAGCGCAAGTGA
- a CDS encoding ATP-dependent DNA helicase RecG has protein sequence MTDRPADDAGVADGAVPDGLERSLRNAVGQKTADRLKRAFGYERVGDLVMHVPRRYVTRGELTDLSELQVGDHVTVVAEVRSIETRETGKRDRRGRPLKITSVAISDGTDTLHLTFFNSPWITNELHRGVTGMFSGTVSVFRDQRQLTHPEYETFEEEGADPTAWAAEVIPVYPATATLPTKDLRALIQQVLADLGPVADPLPDDVRREHRLLPLRTALDRIHAPESEEAGRVAMHTLRWHEAFLLETYLLATRAWMQSLPSTPRPAGALLARLDASLPYELTPDQRTVGDEVQADLADRTSMHRLVQGEVGSGKTLVAIRAMLAVAESGGQSALLAPTEVLASQHLRSIVATLGPDLAAELHPVLLTGQMSTSDQKRALLAIAAGQSRIVVGTHALLADRVTFADLGLVVIDEQHRFGVEQRETLRQKGVAPHTLVLTATPIPRTIAMTAFGDLDVSTIRTLPPGRSPIQTHVVGPEASPAVANRVWDRVADEVDAGRQAFVVCPAIAPGDVERGMPSEDESDEGGPKVLADVETWTRRLRTHHRLRGARIESLTGAMASDEKDAVMRAVVAGDVDVIVATTVIEVGVDVPNATTMVVNDADRFGVSQLHQLRGRVGRGAHAGLCLLRTTAEDGTLARERVDAVAATLDGFALAEVDLEHRREGDVLGTTQSGGRSSLRLLRVTRDRAIIEQARDAALAVLAADPRLERHGALRLAVHRRLDPDARAALTSA, from the coding sequence GTGACCGACCGCCCCGCCGACGACGCTGGCGTCGCCGACGGCGCCGTGCCCGACGGGCTCGAGCGGTCGCTGCGCAACGCCGTCGGGCAGAAGACCGCGGATCGGCTCAAGCGCGCGTTCGGCTACGAGCGCGTCGGCGACCTCGTCATGCACGTGCCGCGACGCTACGTCACGCGCGGCGAGCTGACCGACCTCTCCGAGCTGCAGGTCGGCGACCACGTCACCGTCGTCGCCGAGGTGCGCTCGATCGAGACGCGCGAGACCGGCAAGCGCGATCGCCGCGGCCGCCCGCTGAAGATCACGAGCGTCGCGATCTCCGACGGCACCGACACCTTGCACCTCACCTTCTTCAACTCGCCGTGGATCACGAACGAGCTGCACCGCGGCGTCACGGGCATGTTCTCGGGCACCGTGAGCGTGTTCCGCGACCAGCGGCAGCTGACGCATCCCGAGTACGAGACGTTCGAGGAGGAGGGGGCCGACCCCACGGCGTGGGCTGCCGAGGTCATCCCCGTCTACCCGGCCACGGCGACGTTGCCCACCAAGGATCTGCGCGCCCTCATCCAGCAGGTGCTCGCCGACCTCGGCCCCGTCGCCGACCCGCTGCCCGACGACGTGCGCCGCGAGCACCGACTGCTGCCGCTGCGCACGGCGCTCGACCGCATCCACGCGCCCGAGTCCGAGGAGGCCGGCCGCGTCGCCATGCACACGCTGCGGTGGCACGAGGCGTTCCTGCTCGAGACGTACCTGCTGGCGACGCGGGCGTGGATGCAGTCGCTGCCGTCGACCCCGAGGCCTGCGGGTGCGCTGCTCGCGAGGCTCGACGCATCCCTGCCGTACGAGCTCACGCCCGACCAGCGCACGGTCGGCGACGAGGTGCAGGCCGACCTCGCCGACCGCACGTCGATGCACCGGCTCGTGCAGGGCGAGGTCGGCTCGGGCAAGACCCTCGTGGCGATCCGCGCCATGCTCGCCGTCGCCGAGTCGGGCGGGCAGTCGGCGCTGCTCGCGCCGACGGAGGTGCTCGCGAGCCAGCACCTGCGCTCGATCGTCGCGACGCTCGGGCCCGACCTCGCCGCCGAGCTGCATCCCGTGCTGCTCACGGGGCAGATGTCGACGTCCGACCAGAAGCGCGCGCTGCTCGCGATCGCGGCCGGGCAGTCGCGCATCGTGGTCGGCACGCACGCGCTGCTCGCCGACCGCGTCACGTTCGCCGACCTGGGCCTCGTCGTCATCGACGAGCAGCACCGCTTCGGCGTCGAGCAGCGCGAGACGCTGCGGCAGAAGGGCGTCGCGCCGCACACGCTCGTGCTCACGGCGACGCCCATCCCGCGCACGATCGCCATGACGGCGTTCGGCGACCTCGACGTGTCGACCATCCGCACCCTGCCGCCCGGCCGCTCGCCCATCCAGACCCACGTCGTGGGGCCCGAGGCGTCGCCGGCCGTCGCGAACCGCGTGTGGGATCGGGTGGCCGACGAGGTGGATGCGGGCAGGCAGGCGTTCGTCGTGTGCCCGGCGATCGCGCCGGGCGACGTCGAGCGCGGCATGCCGTCGGAGGACGAGTCCGACGAGGGCGGGCCGAAGGTGCTCGCCGACGTCGAGACGTGGACGCGCCGGCTGCGCACGCACCACCGGCTGCGTGGCGCGCGCATCGAGTCGCTCACGGGCGCGATGGCGTCGGACGAGAAGGACGCCGTCATGCGCGCCGTCGTCGCGGGCGACGTCGACGTGATCGTGGCGACGACCGTCATCGAGGTCGGCGTCGACGTGCCGAACGCCACCACGATGGTCGTGAACGACGCCGACCGCTTCGGCGTCTCGCAGCTGCACCAGCTGCGCGGCCGCGTCGGACGTGGTGCGCACGCGGGGCTGTGCCTGCTGCGCACGACGGCCGAGGACGGCACCCTCGCCCGCGAGCGGGTGGATGCGGTCGCCGCGACGCTCGACGGGTTCGCGCTCGCCGAGGTCGACCTCGAGCACCGCCGCGAGGGCGACGTGCTGGGCACGACGCAGTCGGGCGGGCGGTCGAGCCTGCGGCTGCTGCGCGTCACGCGCGACCGGGCGATCATCGAGCAGGCGCGGGATGCAGCGCTCGCGGTGCTCGCCGCCGACCCGCGCCTCGAGCGGCACGGCGCGCTGCGGCTCGCGGTGCATCGGCGCCTCGACCCCGACGCGCGTGCGGCGTTGACGTCGGCGTAG
- the rsmD gene encoding 16S rRNA (guanine(966)-N(2))-methyltransferase RsmD, whose product MTRIIAGVAGSLTLKVPDAGTRPTSDRVRESIFSALDARGLCDGAHVLDLFAGSGALGLEAASRGAASVVLVDSAKQAAKVAQRNADAVAKAGAERALVVAQTALAYLGQTTRTFDLVFIDPPYDLPPAQVSAVLQALVPTLVDDAVVVLEQATRTGEPELPSDLELERTKRHGDTAVHWLGRRPAVG is encoded by the coding sequence GTGACGCGCATCATCGCCGGAGTGGCCGGGTCGTTGACCCTCAAGGTGCCCGACGCGGGCACGCGTCCGACGTCGGATCGGGTGCGCGAGTCGATCTTCTCGGCGCTCGACGCCCGCGGCCTCTGCGACGGCGCGCACGTGCTCGACCTCTTCGCCGGCTCCGGCGCGCTCGGGCTCGAGGCGGCCAGCCGGGGCGCGGCATCCGTCGTGCTCGTCGACTCGGCGAAGCAGGCGGCGAAGGTCGCGCAGCGCAACGCGGATGCCGTCGCGAAGGCCGGCGCCGAGCGTGCGCTCGTCGTGGCGCAGACGGCGCTCGCCTACCTCGGCCAGACCACCCGCACGTTCGACCTCGTCTTCATCGACCCGCCCTACGACCTGCCGCCCGCGCAGGTGTCGGCGGTGCTGCAGGCGCTGGTGCCGACGCTCGTCGACGATGCGGTCGTCGTGCTCGAGCAGGCGACCCGCACGGGCGAGCCCGAGCTGCCGAGCGACCTCGAGCTCGAGCGCACGAAGAGGCACGGCGACACGGCGGTGCACTGGCTCGGGCGGCGTCCCGCCGTGGGCTGA
- the thiL gene encoding thiamine-phosphate kinase has translation MPATDAPTPAADADATVAQVGERGALARIIPRLPRGDDTLVGPGDDAAVVRADGSFVVTTDTMLEGPDFRAAWSTWADLGAKAAATNLADVAAMGARPTALVVALAVPGSTPVAELEAFADALAAAVASLAPGCGVVGGDLTTSERTVIAVTAFGSLDGRSPVLRSGAQVGDRVVVAGDLGSAGEGVALLFAEAIVDGVESADEAQRLRIEHPRAVMAQLAPLPPVAMGPVLADAGATAMLDVSDALALDASRIASASGVRLALRAAPLRSFPAPLDRVLHGGEDHALLATLPASAALPDGVLEIGVVEAGDGVTLDGEPLEARGWDPFA, from the coding sequence GTGCCTGCGACCGACGCTCCGACGCCCGCTGCGGATGCGGATGCGACGGTCGCGCAGGTGGGGGAGCGCGGCGCGCTGGCCCGCATCATCCCGCGCCTGCCGCGCGGCGACGACACCCTCGTGGGGCCGGGCGACGACGCCGCGGTCGTGCGCGCGGACGGCTCGTTCGTCGTGACGACCGACACGATGCTCGAGGGGCCGGACTTCCGCGCGGCATGGTCGACGTGGGCCGACCTCGGCGCGAAGGCGGCGGCGACGAACCTCGCCGACGTCGCCGCGATGGGCGCGCGCCCGACCGCGCTCGTCGTCGCGCTCGCGGTGCCCGGCTCGACGCCCGTCGCCGAGCTCGAGGCGTTCGCGGATGCGCTCGCCGCGGCCGTCGCATCCCTCGCGCCCGGCTGCGGCGTCGTGGGCGGCGACCTCACGACCTCCGAGCGCACCGTCATCGCCGTGACGGCCTTCGGGTCGCTCGATGGCCGCTCGCCCGTGCTGCGCTCGGGCGCGCAGGTCGGCGACCGCGTCGTCGTGGCCGGCGACCTCGGCTCGGCGGGCGAGGGCGTGGCGCTGCTGTTCGCGGAGGCGATCGTCGACGGCGTCGAGTCGGCGGACGAGGCGCAGCGGCTGCGCATCGAGCACCCTCGTGCGGTGATGGCGCAGCTCGCGCCCCTGCCGCCGGTCGCGATGGGTCCGGTGCTCGCGGATGCGGGCGCGACGGCGATGCTCGACGTCTCCGACGCGCTCGCGCTCGACGCCTCCCGCATCGCGTCGGCATCCGGCGTGCGGCTCGCGTTGCGCGCGGCGCCGCTGCGGTCGTTCCCTGCGCCGCTCGACCGCGTGCTGCACGGCGGCGAGGACCACGCGCTGCTCGCGACGCTGCCGGCATCCGCCGCGCTGCCCGACGGCGTGCTCGAGATCGGCGTCGTCGAGGCGGGCGACGGCGTGACGCTCGACGGCGAGCCGCTCGAGGCGCGCGGCTGGGATCCGTTCGCCTGA
- a CDS encoding DUF3515 domain-containing protein, which produces MRRLTTALALAGLAAATLTACASTVSLSAAPDATNPQCASVIVALPDVLAEGQVGGPLAERPTDAQATAAWGDPTAVTLRCGVPVPDPSTATCLTISGVDWIDVTEEGSTAQTYVTYGRDPAVEVVLDPEVISGGTVLGELGSMVDRTDEVGACISPADAP; this is translated from the coding sequence ATGCGCCGCCTCACGACCGCCCTCGCCCTCGCCGGGCTCGCGGCGGCGACGCTCACGGCGTGCGCCTCCACCGTGTCGCTGAGCGCGGCGCCCGACGCCACGAATCCGCAGTGCGCCTCCGTGATCGTCGCGCTGCCCGACGTGCTCGCCGAGGGCCAGGTGGGCGGCCCGCTCGCCGAGCGCCCGACCGACGCGCAGGCGACGGCCGCGTGGGGCGACCCGACCGCCGTCACGCTGCGCTGCGGCGTGCCCGTGCCCGACCCGTCGACCGCGACGTGCCTCACCATCTCGGGCGTCGACTGGATCGACGTCACCGAGGAGGGCTCGACGGCCCAGACGTACGTCACCTACGGCCGCGACCCCGCCGTCGAGGTCGTGCTCGACCCCGAGGTCATCTCGGGCGGCACCGTGCTGGGCGAGCTCGGCTCGATGGTCGACCGCACCGACGAGGTCGGCGCGTGCATCTCGCCGGCCGACGCGCCGTGA
- a CDS encoding exonuclease domain-containing protein, which produces MAIDFTAIDFETANGSPASACSVGLVKVRDSRIVDRASWLIRPPIGHDEFSHWNVRIHGIREVDVAHAPRWVDQHDRLLDFVGDDVLVAHNVGFDKGVLKAASLASGLVVPETRWTCSLRIARKTYHLDSYRLPVAAMAAGFEDFAHHDAAADAEACATIVTHAAGRHGASDLEHLARICATRIEHLGPDDDRRLAREPAEAWWRP; this is translated from the coding sequence ATGGCGATCGACTTCACCGCGATCGACTTCGAGACCGCGAACGGCTCGCCCGCATCAGCCTGCTCCGTCGGGCTCGTGAAGGTGCGCGACTCGCGCATCGTCGATCGCGCCTCCTGGCTCATCCGGCCCCCGATCGGGCACGACGAGTTCTCGCACTGGAACGTGCGCATCCACGGCATCCGCGAGGTCGACGTCGCGCACGCGCCGCGATGGGTCGACCAGCACGACCGCCTGCTCGACTTCGTCGGCGACGACGTGCTCGTGGCGCACAACGTGGGGTTCGACAAGGGCGTGCTCAAGGCGGCGTCGCTCGCGAGCGGCCTCGTGGTGCCCGAGACGCGGTGGACGTGCTCGCTGCGCATCGCGCGCAAGACGTACCACCTCGACTCGTATCGCCTGCCCGTCGCGGCGATGGCGGCGGGGTTCGAGGACTTCGCGCACCACGATGCGGCGGCGGATGCCGAGGCGTGCGCCACGATCGTCACGCACGCGGCCGGGCGCCACGGCGCGAGCGACCTCGAGCACCTCGCGCGCATCTGCGCGACCCGCATCGAGCACCTCGGCCCCGACGACGACCGCCGCCTCGCGCGCGAGCCCGCCGAGGCGTGGTGGAGGCCATAG
- the rmuC gene encoding DNA recombination protein RmuC gives MDLGIALALLVALLVGAAAGWFASVLVARAKAGEATLAAQQAEQAQALADQQSSQQEAFARQQELHERERVDAELAGLHSAHESLAAQHRDAIDARDAAQRERASLSATVEALRERLEVAKSAADESTERERRESRVAEQIAPMKEAVTKLQTQLVELERQRSEQHGSIAQQLQQSLQSEERLRATADSLASALSSNSTRGVWGETQLRRVVEAAGLLERVDFDTQTSFTTDDRRQRPDMVVHLPGGKHLALDAKVPFRAYLEASRIPLTASDEELARRASLMQEHVKALRAHVDQLSSKQYWAGIANSPEFVVAFIPSESLVSAALEADPGIMDYAFGKRVALSSPVSLWSLLKSVAITWSQAAVAEDAARVHELSQELYDRIATMAGHVEKVRSSLESSVKHFNAFSSSLESRVLVSARKLARLDAPKQIVEPSEIDHAPKPLTAAEFTDLAIEAPTTSTEEVVDGELVDAEAGTDADAPAEQETPRTHADLAIDELLRDESTRSAARDDDASESRAG, from the coding sequence ATGGACCTCGGCATCGCCCTCGCACTGCTCGTCGCCCTCCTCGTCGGAGCCGCGGCGGGCTGGTTCGCGTCCGTCCTCGTCGCTCGCGCCAAGGCGGGCGAGGCGACCCTCGCCGCGCAGCAGGCCGAGCAGGCGCAGGCGCTCGCCGACCAGCAGTCCTCGCAGCAGGAGGCGTTCGCGCGCCAGCAGGAGCTGCACGAGCGCGAGCGCGTCGACGCCGAGCTCGCGGGCCTGCACTCGGCGCACGAGTCGCTCGCGGCGCAGCACCGCGACGCCATCGACGCGCGCGACGCCGCCCAGCGCGAGCGCGCGAGCCTCTCGGCCACGGTCGAGGCGCTGCGCGAGCGGCTCGAGGTCGCGAAGTCCGCCGCCGACGAGTCGACCGAGCGCGAGCGCCGGGAGTCGCGCGTCGCCGAGCAGATCGCTCCCATGAAGGAGGCGGTGACGAAGCTGCAGACGCAGCTCGTCGAGCTCGAGCGCCAGCGCAGCGAGCAGCACGGCTCGATCGCGCAGCAGCTGCAGCAGTCGCTGCAGTCCGAGGAGCGCCTGCGCGCCACCGCCGACTCGCTCGCGAGCGCCCTGTCGTCGAACTCGACCCGTGGCGTGTGGGGCGAGACGCAGCTGCGTCGCGTCGTCGAGGCCGCCGGCCTGCTCGAGCGCGTCGACTTCGACACGCAGACGTCGTTCACGACCGACGACCGCCGTCAGCGTCCCGACATGGTCGTGCACCTGCCCGGCGGCAAGCACCTCGCGCTCGACGCCAAGGTGCCGTTCCGCGCCTACCTCGAGGCGTCGCGCATCCCCCTCACGGCCTCCGACGAGGAGCTCGCGCGCCGTGCGTCGCTCATGCAGGAGCACGTGAAGGCGCTGCGCGCGCACGTCGACCAGCTCTCGAGCAAGCAGTACTGGGCGGGCATCGCCAACAGCCCCGAGTTCGTCGTGGCGTTCATCCCCTCGGAGTCGCTCGTCTCGGCGGCGCTCGAGGCCGACCCCGGCATCATGGACTACGCCTTCGGCAAGCGCGTCGCGCTCTCGAGCCCCGTGTCGCTGTGGTCGCTGCTGAAGTCGGTCGCGATCACGTGGAGCCAGGCTGCCGTCGCCGAGGATGCCGCCCGCGTGCACGAGCTGAGCCAGGAGCTCTACGACCGCATCGCCACGATGGCGGGCCACGTCGAGAAGGTGCGCTCGTCGCTCGAGTCGTCGGTGAAGCACTTCAACGCGTTCTCGTCGTCGCTCGAGTCCCGCGTGCTCGTGTCGGCGCGCAAGCTCGCCCGCCTCGACGCGCCGAAGCAGATCGTCGAGCCCAGCGAGATCGACCACGCCCCGAAGCCGCTCACCGCGGCAGAGTTCACCGACCTGGCGATCGAGGCGCCCACCACGTCGACCGAGGAGGTCGTCGACGGCGAGCTCGTGGATGCGGAGGCCGGCACGGATGCCGACGCACCCGCCGAGCAGGAGACGCCGCGCACGCACGCCGACCTCGCGATCGACGAGCTGCTGCGCGACGAGTCGACGCGCTCCGCAGCCCGCGACGACGACGCCTCGGAGTCGCGCGCCGGCTGA
- a CDS encoding lipoyl domain-containing protein, giving the protein MDVVITRGLLGDETEGSLVMWHVPDGEHVAEGHPVAEVENSKAEIEVLAPATGVLRRTIAAGQPVREGQAIGRID; this is encoded by the coding sequence ATGGACGTGGTCATCACTCGGGGACTCCTCGGCGACGAGACGGAGGGCAGCCTCGTCATGTGGCACGTGCCCGACGGCGAGCACGTGGCCGAGGGCCACCCGGTCGCAGAGGTCGAGAACTCGAAGGCCGAGATCGAGGTGCTCGCACCCGCCACCGGCGTGCTGCGGCGCACGATCGCGGCGGGGCAGCCCGTGCGCGAGGGCCAGGCGATCGGCCGCATCGACTGA